The sequence below is a genomic window from Bacillota bacterium.
GGCTGGGGGCAGGTGCCTCGGGAGCATGGCACAGCAGGCGTGGAGGACGAGACTGCAGCGAGCGGTCGAAGAGGCGGTCCGGCAGATCGTGGCCGGGTACGACCCCGAGCGGATCATCGTGTTCGGTTCGGTGGCGCGCGGCGATGTGCACGAAGACAGCGACATCGATCTCCTCGTCGTCAAGCGAACCGACCGGCCGTTTCTCCGGCGCATCGACGACGTGATGGCCGTGGTCGACGTTGCTGTCCCCGTCCAGCCTCTGGTTTACACCCCCGAGGAACTGGACCGGCTCGTCCAGGAGCGGCGCGACTTCATCTGCACCGCTCTGGAGGAGGGGAGGGTCGTGTACGAGCGACCTGGGTGATCAGAATGAGCGGGAAGCGCGCCGCTGGCTTGCGACAGCAAACCGGGACCTCGAGGCCGCGCGCTGGAACCGGGCCGGTGAGTTCTTCAACACGGCTTGTTTTCAAGCTCAGCAGGCTGTGGAAAAGGCGCTCAAGGCGTTTCTCCTGGCTCACGGCGAGAGGAATGTCCGGGGACATTCCGCGCTGGAGCTGCTCGACCGCTGCGTCGCGTTCAGTGCGGAGTTTGCGAGATTTCGCCAGGATTGTCGCGTGCTCGACCGCCACTACATCCCCACCCGTTATCCAGACGCGCTCCCTGAGGGAAGCCCTCACGAGGCGTTCGGCTCGGATGATGCCGACGATGCCATCCGGCGGGCCGATGGGATCCTTACGGCAGTTCGGGAGTCTCTCGGACTCCGGCAGGACGCTGTAGAGGCAGCGGATTCAGAGGAAGATAGCGCGTCAGCGGAGGACATCCGGGAAAACAACGGAGGCAACTCGCCCCCTCATCAATAAGAACGCCTGCAACGCCCTGGCTGCGGGGTCCCTACCGCGGCGCTAACCCAGGTCCCCGGGCGGCCGGCCGGCCAGCGAGGTCAGCACGCTGTGGATACGGCGCGCTCTGGCCTTGCCGACGCCTGGCACCTGCATGAGCTCGTCCGGGGTGGCGGCCATCACCCGCTGGACGCTTCCGAAGTGCGAGAGGAGCACTCGGGCAAGCTGTGGGCCGATGCCGGGGAGCGATTCGACCACATAGCGCGCCTGTTCTTCGAGCGCCACCGCCGGCTTTCGGGCGTGGAGCGAGGGCTCGTAGCCCAGACCCTGCTGTTCCAGGCGGGCGAGCGCGGCGAGGATGCCGGCTGTGTCCTCCAGATCCCGGGTGACGAGCACGGTGAGGCCGCCCATGACCAGCATCGCGATCTGAAGGCGAACGAAGTCGGGCGGGAGCGTGCGGCCCGCGTAGAGGTAGTAGCCCTCGACGATGAGGATGGGGCGCTCGAAGTTGGTCCGCAGGGCCGCGAGCTGCCGGTGCAGGCGCTTGCGCATCAGAGAGGCGAGCAGGTCGTCGGTGCGCTTGCGTTCGACGCCAATGCGGCGGCTGATGACAAAGTCGCCCACCGGGAGTGGCTGAAACTCCACGGTCACCCCGCGGCTTTCCAGCGCGTCCACCAGAGCCCGCTGGCGCTCGTGCACGTCGGCCACGATACGGGGGCCGCCTGCAGAGAGCGGCGATGCAGGCAGGGTATGTGAAGCATTGGAGCTATTCGGCGAGGACAAAGCGCCATCTGTCTCCTTCCGGGACGAGTAATCAGCCGGGCCTCCGGTGCGAGAGGAGCGAAAGCAACGCCGCCCGCTCGGCCGGATCCCGGTCGTACAGGCCCCGGACGGCCACCGTCACGGCCCGGGAACCCTCCGCTCGGGCGCCCCGCATCACCATGCACAGGTGCACGGCCTCGACGACCACCACCACGCCGCGGGGCTGAAGGCGCGACTCCAGGGCGTCGGCGATCTGGTGGGTGAGGCGCTCCTGCACCTGAGGGCGCCGGGCGAAGCCGTCGACCAGCCGGGCCAGCTTCGAGAGTCCGGTGATGCGGCCCTCCGACGGCAGGTAGGCGATATGCGCCCACCCGGTGAAGGGCACCAGGTGGTGCTCGCACATGGAGTGCACGGGGATGTCCCGAACGACCACCAGATCCCGGGCGCTCTCTTCCTGGACGACCGTGAGTTCGGCGGCGGGGTCGGCCCGCAGCCCCGAGAAGAGCTCCAGGTAGAGGCGGGCGACGCGTTCAGGCGTCTGGTCAAGCTCCGGCCGGGACACGTCCTCGCCGATGGCCTCCAGGAGAGTGCGAACGGCCTCTTTGAGGCGCTCGAGGCGCGCCTTGTCCGGCCGGTCTTCCGATCCCATGGCTCGACCCCCTTGCCTCTGACGGTGCGCTGCCTGTGGCGGTGCGGTGCAGCTGTCGGAGCCGCCTGTGTCCCGATTCGACTAATAGGGCAGCCCGGGCATTTTACCACGGCACTCGCCGGCCCGGGGGAAGGACGCCCCGGGGACGAGCTGGATGATTCATCCAAAAGAAACGTACATTGCAAAGCGTGGAATGTGACGGTATACCTCTCCGAGCGCGCCCCGTACCTTTTTCGGCCGTGGGGTGCGCCCGTGGCTCAGTTTAGCACGGCGGGGAGGGTTGGTCCGGGTGCCGGCGGCAGGTTGCACTTCCCGCTCTTTCCCGAAGCGACTTCGTCGCACGAGGTGTTGAGCACCCACCGTTCGAGTTCCCGCTGGCTCGGTGCAACGACCCCAGTGAGGCTCGACTTGCCCGGCACAGCCTGAATGGAATCATCCTGTTTCCGCTCGCTTGGGCCCGGACCTCGGACGGCGGCGAAGGGCCTTCGACTCCATAGAGCTGCTCGTCACAGTGCGCTGGACGTGGAGGGTTTGCCGGTGGCTTCGCCCGAGGGGTACGGCGCTGCTCGAGGGCGGGAGCGACGCCCCGCCAACATGGCCGCCGCCAGCCCCAGCAGCCACCGCCACCCGAGCACCCGGACGGAGTGGCTCAATGTGAGCCGGACGATCGGCCGCACTTTCTCGGGCGCCGGCCGGTAACCCGCCATCCCGCCCTCGAACGGTTCGTAGGGGAACCCCCGCACGAGCACGGCCGGGAAGCCTTCGGCTGTCTGGCCCATGATCAGCGCGGCCGCCGATGCGAGTTCGTGCGTCACGAGGTCGGCCCCGCCGAACTTCGGCTTCCCCAGCCGGTCGGGGGCGCCGAACTTGCCGGCGGCGGGCTTGATGCCGTACGAGCCGCGAGCCACGTCCTGCGTTCCCAGGCCGAGCGTGTACTCCGTGTCGGTCACGATCACCGGGATGTACAGGCCTGTCATCCGCCGAACTCCCTCGGCCAGCTCCCGGGCGGCTTGGTCGGGGTCGGGGGGAGGGTAGCTCACCTCGCCGGCGGGGTGGTTGGAAGCGTCCACCCCGGCGCTCGAGTACACGTCGCCGTTTCGAAGGGTGAAGATCTCATAGGGGAAGCGCTCGATGAGCCGCGCCACCGCTTGCGGGTCGGAGCCGAGCTGGGCCGGTTCGACAATGCCTTCCCGCATGAACTCGGCCAGCGGCACGACAAACAGCGTCGCCTGCGACTGCCGCAGGACCACGTCCACGAACCGGGCGTCAAGCCCCGTTCGAGCCGCCAGGCGCCGGGCGGCGGCGGAGGGCTGGACCCTGGCCAGCTCCACCAGGTACCCCTTCGCCTTGGAGATCACCTTGCTCGTGACGACCAGCACGTCGCCGGCCTGAAGCCCGCCGCAGCTGGTCCGTGCGCTTTCGGCCAGCAGCGCGGCCAGGTCATCGCCTGGCCGAACCTCGGGCAAGGCAAGCCCGAACAGCTCGACTTTCATCTCTCCGGCCCTCCTTCGGCCGGCGCGGGCCCCCCGCCCGCCGGCGGCTGGCGTCAGCCCCATGATCGCGCCGGGGAGCCTGGCTGACAACGATGGGGCACGGCGACGGCGTTCTTCCCTGCAGCCCCGGGGCGTCTCTCAGCAGCGTCGAATGCACGTCTAAGTCGGTCTCAAGATGGGTGCGGGCAAGCCGTATCTCTGCATTGCATTCGGGAATGTGCCTTCCTGCAATTCCCACTCCCGGGGCAATCGCCCGCCAAGCAAGACCAGTTTGGGGCACCGACGACTTCAAGTCTTCAACGGCCTACGTAAGCCGACACGTCGTGGTGATTCAACCAGCCGGGAGCGTCATCAGAAGAAATGCCCGGAGAGTCGTCAGCGGCACTGTGGGGGCGCGCATGAATTGAACCAGCCCAGCCTTCAGTGTGAACGTCAAAGACCGGCCCTTTCCCACTGCGATTCCCCTCGAACGCCTGAGGGCCGTGGCGTGACGGGTTCTCTCGCCGCCCTGACATGTCGCTCTCCGGGCGCCGGGATTGGCCCTCCGGCTGGGCATGTCGCACCCTTTCCCTGGATGGTCCGGTCGCTGGGTTCATCTACCGTCAATTGCAACGGTAACACGGGTAGGACAGCCGTCACGCTGGGTGCGTCGCCCTGGTTCTCCCGTAGCAGGATCGGCATCTGTTGACTGGGTAAGGAATAGCCGGGGAGAGTGGCTACGACGTCTTGAGCCTGAGGCTCCGAGTTGACAGCAGCATGGCCGGCCTGGTATAGGTAGGGGGCCGAAGCGGCGACGAAGGTTGATGCTGTCGGCCTGGTCGGGGAGGACAAGATGGAGCGTGCATTCCGGCAAGAATCGGCTCGTCATGTACCAGCAACTGAAGGAGGGGATTCTCCACGACATCTCCTCGGGACGTCTGGGCGCGGGGGCCAAGCTGCCCTCGGAGCGAGAACTGTGTCGCGCCTACTCGGTGAGTCGCGTCACGGTGCGCCGGGCAATCCTCGACCTGGTATCGGAGGGCATCCTCGAGACGGTGCCCGGGAAGGGTACGTATGTACGGGGTCTCCGGCAGGGCAAGAATGCGACGGGGTACATCGCTTTCGTACGGTGCGTGCGGGCGGCGAGGGCGTCGTCCATCACGGATGACGTGTTTTACCCCGCGATTCTCGCTGGTCTCGAAGCAGCCGCTGCCGCCCG
It includes:
- a CDS encoding coenzyme F420-0:L-glutamate ligase codes for the protein MKVELFGLALPEVRPGDDLAALLAESARTSCGGLQAGDVLVVTSKVISKAKGYLVELARVQPSAAARRLAARTGLDARFVDVVLRQSQATLFVVPLAEFMREGIVEPAQLGSDPQAVARLIERFPYEIFTLRNGDVYSSAGVDASNHPAGEVSYPPPDPDQAARELAEGVRRMTGLYIPVIVTDTEYTLGLGTQDVARGSYGIKPAAGKFGAPDRLGKPKFGGADLVTHELASAAALIMGQTAEGFPAVLVRGFPYEPFEGGMAGYRPAPEKVRPIVRLTLSHSVRVLGWRWLLGLAAAMLAGRRSRPRAAPYPSGEATGKPSTSSAL
- a CDS encoding GntR family transcriptional regulator: MHSGKNRLVMYQQLKEGILHDISSGRLGAGAKLPSERELCRAYSVSRVTVRRAILDLVSEGILETVPGKGTYVRGLRQGKNATGYIAFVRCVRAARASSITDDVFYPAILAGLEAAAAAR
- a CDS encoding HEPN domain-containing protein: MGDQNEREARRWLATANRDLEAARWNRAGEFFNTACFQAQQAVEKALKAFLLAHGERNVRGHSALELLDRCVAFSAEFARFRQDCRVLDRHYIPTRYPDALPEGSPHEAFGSDDADDAIRRADGILTAVRESLGLRQDAVEAADSEEDSASAEDIRENNGGNSPPHQ
- a CDS encoding nucleotidyltransferase domain-containing protein, encoding AGGRCLGSMAQQAWRTRLQRAVEEAVRQIVAGYDPERIIVFGSVARGDVHEDSDIDLLVVKRTDRPFLRRIDDVMAVVDVAVPVQPLVYTPEELDRLVQERRDFICTALEEGRVVYERPG
- the folE gene encoding GTP cyclohydrolase I FolE, producing the protein MGSEDRPDKARLERLKEAVRTLLEAIGEDVSRPELDQTPERVARLYLELFSGLRADPAAELTVVQEESARDLVVVRDIPVHSMCEHHLVPFTGWAHIAYLPSEGRITGLSKLARLVDGFARRPQVQERLTHQIADALESRLQPRGVVVVVEAVHLCMVMRGARAEGSRAVTVAVRGLYDRDPAERAALLSLLSHRRPG
- a CDS encoding ERCC4 domain-containing protein translates to MADVHERQRALVDALESRGVTVEFQPLPVGDFVISRRIGVERKRTDDLLASLMRKRLHRQLAALRTNFERPILIVEGYYLYAGRTLPPDFVRLQIAMLVMGGLTVLVTRDLEDTAGILAALARLEQQGLGYEPSLHARKPAVALEEQARYVVESLPGIGPQLARVLLSHFGSVQRVMAATPDELMQVPGVGKARARRIHSVLTSLAGRPPGDLG